From a region of the Salarias fasciatus chromosome 6, fSalaFa1.1, whole genome shotgun sequence genome:
- the LOC115390947 gene encoding carboxypeptidase Z-like, translating into MRPGLALLFLCLTRGCRCAPPQSCHPGDEFLGRCSRNEQEKRTCSELNLGYCNDLEYSRTIFPNILGHRTRSDAESGAEYLLLSVIHGLLNGECSPEIRLVGCSVLASPCQDNKMIKPCRSTCEALRKDCSHAFEAIDMAWPYFLDCDRFFASKEEGCYDPLAGLKARQELALSSLSPEEPSTIIQFTYTSNAQMYSLLKRTAAKCSNIAHVYSIGRSTEGRDLLVIEFSNNPGQHELLEPEIKLVGNMHGNEVLGRQLLIYLAQYLCSEYNLGNQRIQTIVNTTRIHILASMNPDGYELAASEVEDNSDPELANQEGHLLNGWTNGRANAQNIDLNRNFPDLTSIFYRNRRSRHYRIDHIPIPDSYWFGKVAPETYAVMKWIRSLPFVQSASLHGGELVISYPFDFSRHPQEERMFSPTPDELIFKQLARTYADAHSTMSNNDTDRCGASFYRTGGIINGALWYSFVGGMSDFNYLHTNCLEITVELGCDKFPSEAELYPEWKRNKEALLSFMEYVHRGIKGVVTDTEGNGIKGASVSVRGVRKDVTTAEDGDYWRLLNPGTHILTATAKGYSRVSKRVHLPRTMNKAGRVDFVLEKVPVEPDIDDHLFPSVDTWDRFDPYNQFERYAEPDVGAGGIERQEKPWWWNYFSQSGISPPQWLLRSV; encoded by the exons ATGCGTCCAGGACTCgcgctgctgtttctgtgcctCACGCGCGGCTGTCGGTGCGCGCCGCCGCAGAGCTGCCATCCCGGAGACGAGTTTTTAG ggAGATGCAGCAGGAACGAGCAGGAGAAAC GAACCTGCTCTGAGCTCAACCTGGGATACTGTAATGATCTGGAATATTCAAG GACCATCTTCCCCAACATCCTGGGCCACCGGACTCGCTCGGACGCCGAGTCGGGGGCAGAGTACCTGCTGCTCAGCGTCATCCACGGCCTGCTGAACGGGGAGTGCTCCCCCGAGATCCGTCTGGTGGGCTGCTCCGTCCTCGCCTCGCCGTGCCAGGACAACAAGATGATCAAGCCGTGCCGCAGCACGTGCGAGGCCCTGAGGAAGGACTGCTCGCACGCCTTCGAGGCCATCGACATGGCCTGGCCCTACTTCCTGGACTGCGACCGTTTCTTCGCCAGTaaagaggagggctgctacgACCCGCTGGCAGGGCTGAAAG CCAGACAGGAGCTGGCCCTGTCCAGTCTGTCGCCCGAGGAGCCCAGCACCATCATCCAGTTCACCTACACCTCCAACGCTCAGATGTACAGCTTGCTGAAGAGGACGGCGGCCAAGTGCTCCAACATCGCCCACGTCTACAGCATCGGGCGCAGCACCGAGGGCCGGGACCTGCTGGTGATCGAGTTCAGCAACAACCCCGGACAGCACGAGCTGC TGGAGCCAGAGATCAAGCTGGTGGGCAACATGCACGGCAACGAGGTGCTGGGCCGCCAGCTGCTCATCTACCTGGCCCAGTACCTGTGCTCAGAGTACAACCTGGGAAACCAGAGGATCCAGACCATCGTCAACACCACCCGCATCCACATCCTGGCCTCCATGAACCCCGACGGCTACGAGCTGGCCGCCTCTGAGGTAGAGGATAACAGCGACCCGGAGCTCGCCAACCAGGAA GGTCATTTATTGAACGGTTGGACCAACGGACGGGCCAACGCCCAGAATATTGATCTGAACCGCAACTTTCCAGACCTCACCTCCATCTTCTACCGGAACCGACGCAGCAGGCACTACCGGATCGACCACATCCCGATCCCAGACTCCTACTGGTTCGGAAAG GTGGCGCCGGAGACCTATGCGGTGATGAAGTGGATCCGCTCCCTGCCTTTCGTCCAGTCCGCCAGCCTCCACGGAGGAGAGCTCGTCATCTCGTATCCGTTTGACTTCTCCAGACACCCCCAGGAGGAGCGGATGTTCTCTCCCACCCCGGACGAGCTG ATCTTCAAGCAGCTGGCTCGCACCTACGCGGACGCCCACTCCACCATGTCCAACAACGACACGGACAGATGTGGAGCGTCCTTCTATCGAACGGGGGGCATCATCAACGGAGCCCTGTGGTACAGTTTTGTCGGTG GGATGTCCGATTTTAATTACCTGCACACAAACTGTCTGGAGATCACGGTGGAGCTGGGCTGCGATAAGTTCCCCTCAGAGGCAGAGCTGTACCCCGAATGGAAGAGGAACAAAGAAGCTCTGCTCAGCTTCATGGAGTAT gtCCACAGAGGAATAAAGGGGGTGGTCACAGATACTGAGGGTAATGGGATAAAAGGAGCATCAGTGTCTGTCCGAGGCGTCAGGAAAGACGTCACCACGG CTGAAGACGGAGACTACTGGCGGTTGCTGAACCCCGGCACTCACATCCTGACGGCGACGGCCAAAGGTTACTCCAGAGTCAGTAAGAGAGTTCATCTGCCTCGCACCATGAACAAGGCCGGACGGGTCGACTTCGTCCTGGAGAAG GTTCCCGTGGAGCCCGATATTGACGACCACCTCTTCCCCTCAGTGGACACGTGGGATCGCTTCGACCCCTACAACCAGTTCGAGCGCTACGCCGAGCCCGACGTCGGCGCCGGAGGGATCGAGCGCCAGGAGAAGCCGTGGTGGTGGAACTACTTCTCCCAGTCTGGAATCTCTCCTCCACAGTGGCTGCTTCGAAGTGTCTAG
- the LOC115390964 gene encoding G-protein coupled receptor 26-like: MSIPEFLLEVSIVVISVVSLLTNLSVLLCFTQSAELRSHVPGVFVLNLSFSNILLTVINMPATFLGVARSSKPFGDSFCHAVSFAETFITTNAMLSMAALSMDRWIAVVFPLSYSSKMRYRDALLIVAYSWLHSLTFALTQLMMDWGGYSHAYASCTVHLGAGKAQQLRAYSAFTALFHGSSFALCLFVLCFAYLKVLRVARSHCKRIDVITVQTLILLVDIHPSVKERCLAQQKKRRQRASKKICIFIGSFILCFSPYVVTRLVELFPSVHIPRYWGIATKCMCYAKASSDPFVYCLLRQQYRKVLVSIIGRVMTKEKYFLSVHSSSSMLDATDDNCLARIT; this comes from the exons ATGAGCATACCGGAGTTCCTCCTGGAAGTGTCCATTGTGGTCATATCTGTCGTGTCGCTGCTGACAAACTTGTCGGTGCTGCTATGTTTCACCCAGAGCGCAGAGTTGCGCTCCCACGTGCCAGGGGTCTTCGTGCTGAATCTCTCCTTCTCTAACATCCTCCTCACTGTCATCAACATGCCGGCCACGTTCCTCGGGGTGGCCCGGAGCTCCAAGCCCTTCGGGGACTCGTTCTGCCACGCCGTGAGCTTCGCGGAGACCTTCATCACCACTAACGCCATGCTGAGCATGGCGGCGCTGAGCATGGACAGGTGGATCGCGGTGGTCTTCCCTCTGAGTTACTCCAGCAAGATGCGCTACAGGGACGCGCTCCTGATCGTGGCTTACTCCTGGCTGCACTCGCTCACCTTTGCCCTGACTCAGCTGATGATGGACTGGGGAGGCTACAGCCACGCGTACGCGTCCTGCACGGTTCACCTGGGCGCCGGGAAGGCGCAGCAGCTGCGCGCGTACTCCGCCTTCACCGCGCTCTTCCACGGCAGCAGCTTCGCGCTCTGCCTCTTCGTCCTCTGCTTCGCCTACCTGAAAGTTTTGAGGGTGGCCAGGTCTCACTGCAAGAGGATCGATGTAATCACAGTGCAGACTCTCATTCTGCTGGTTGATATTCACCCAAG tgtgaaggAGAGGTGTCTGgcccagcagaagaagaggaggcagcGCGCCAGCAAAAAGATTTGTATCTTCATCGGCTCCTTCATCCTCTGCTTCTCACCTTATGTTGTGACGAG GTTGGTGGAGCTGTTTCCGTCCGTGCACATCCCCCGGTACTGGGGCATCGCCACCAAATGCATGTGCTACGCCAAGGCTTCCAGCGACCCGTTTGTCTACTGCCTCCTGCGGCAGCAGTACAGGAAGGTTCTGGTCAGCATCATCGGCCGCGTTATGACAAAGGAGAAGTACTTCCTGTCggtccacagcagcagcagcatgctggACGCCACGGACGACAACTGTCTCGCCAGGATCACCTGA